Proteins from one Desulfomonilia bacterium genomic window:
- a CDS encoding 2-hydroxyacyl-CoA dehydratase — MSEEIKKDAVPKVKSIKKMREIMTAYYIDAKTARQNNKKVAWITSGGPVEPLYVMDVIPVYPENHGAMIGASKMGVGLCETAENMGYSRDLCSYARADIACSTVNGGPIGGLPEPDFLVCSNNICGTVLKWYEVQARYYNVPLFIFDTPFCHTEFSIEARHYVEKQVLEYIDFLEKMCGKKFDQDKAREVLDYSYEGQRLWREVLETARSKPAPLSAFDAFFHLALIVTLRGTKTVVDYYTELIDEMRQRAADKIGSIPNEKYRLLWDNLPVWYKTKWLSDKFASHGACLVADTYTSAWCKQLDYIDKSDFVKSMVDCYTMIYLNIGVDQMVDTVKGMVEKYDVDGIVMHSNRSCKPYSLGQYDIQRMIQKATGVPSVMIEADMVDERSFSESQIDTRIDAFMELIKQKKG, encoded by the coding sequence ATGTCTGAAGAGATAAAGAAAGACGCCGTACCAAAGGTAAAATCGATAAAGAAGATGCGGGAAATCATGACCGCATATTACATTGACGCCAAGACCGCCAGGCAGAACAACAAGAAAGTCGCATGGATAACAAGCGGCGGGCCGGTCGAACCGCTTTACGTTATGGATGTCATACCCGTTTACCCCGAAAATCACGGGGCCATGATAGGGGCATCCAAGATGGGGGTCGGACTTTGCGAAACCGCTGAAAATATGGGCTACAGCCGTGACCTGTGCTCTTATGCAAGGGCCGACATCGCATGCTCGACAGTAAACGGCGGACCGATAGGCGGGCTTCCGGAGCCTGACTTCCTCGTATGCAGCAACAACATCTGCGGGACCGTTCTCAAATGGTACGAGGTGCAGGCCCGCTATTACAATGTCCCGCTATTCATTTTCGACACCCCGTTCTGCCACACCGAATTCAGCATAGAGGCAAGGCATTATGTGGAAAAGCAGGTCCTGGAATACATAGATTTTCTGGAAAAGATGTGCGGAAAAAAGTTCGACCAGGATAAGGCAAGGGAAGTCCTGGATTATTCCTATGAAGGCCAGAGACTGTGGAGGGAAGTCCTGGAGACAGCCCGCAGCAAACCGGCGCCGTTATCCGCTTTCGATGCGTTCTTCCACCTCGCCCTCATCGTAACGCTGAGAGGCACTAAAACAGTGGTCGATTATTATACCGAGCTTATCGATGAGATGCGCCAGCGTGCCGCAGACAAGATCGGGTCAATTCCGAATGAGAAGTACAGACTCCTGTGGGACAACCTGCCGGTCTGGTACAAGACCAAATGGCTCTCGGACAAATTCGCTTCCCACGGCGCATGCCTTGTTGCCGACACCTATACATCGGCATGGTGCAAACAGCTTGATTATATTGACAAGTCCGACTTCGTTAAGTCGATGGTGGACTGCTATACAATGATCTATCTCAACATTGGTGTGGATCAGATGGTCGATACCGTAAAGGGAATGGTCGAGAAATACGATGTCGACGGTATTGTAATGCACTCGAACAGAAGCTGCAAACCGTATTCGTTGGGCCAGTACGATATACAGCGCATGATACAGAAGGCAACCGGCGTTCCCAGCGTCATGATCGAGGCCGACATGGTCGATGAAAGAAGCTTCTCCGAAAGTCAGATAGATACGAGAATTGACGCCTTCATGGAATTGATAAAGCAGAAGAAAGGTTAG
- a CDS encoding AMP-binding protein — protein sequence MFETKPWTKFYGSVPVTIDYPKVTLYEALMKTVGHFPDKTAWDFMGYTATYRQFAEEIDRCANALTALGLKKGDRMTISMPTCPQGIICFYAIIKIGAVASMIHPLSPPKEIEFYLNVSKSTFALTIDAFYKNFKQGMENSPCKTLVLARIPDYLPLIKKIGFNLTKGRKIPKVPADNQVVWWKDMMSAGYPKVDAAKADPDEMAVIMYSGGTTGVPKGIMLSHMNFISEGMQVAHWGKMDETDKILAILPIFHGFGLGVCVNAAFMGGGQSILVPQFTPEIVADLIAKKRPSFVVGVPTLFDALTRNEQFNKADLSCLKGCFSGADTLPRVVKEEFERIVARQGGKVKLLEGYGLTEAVTAIMAMPMDEYREGSVGVPFPDMLAKIVKIGTTEEAPVGEEGEICLAGPAVMLGYLDQPEESAAVLKKHADGKIWLHTGDIATMDEDGFTYFKLRLKRMIKSSGMNVYPAQVEEVLRTHPDVDMACVIGVPDKAQISRVKAFIVLKDKTKAGPDMEKALIAHCREQLLLWSCPREIEFRDDLPKTLVGKIAFNTLEEEEKAKLRAEGKYAGD from the coding sequence ATGTTTGAGACCAAACCCTGGACAAAGTTCTACGGCAGTGTTCCGGTAACCATCGATTACCCGAAAGTGACCCTTTATGAGGCGCTTATGAAAACAGTGGGGCACTTCCCGGATAAAACAGCATGGGATTTCATGGGCTACACCGCGACATACAGGCAGTTCGCCGAAGAGATCGACAGGTGCGCAAACGCACTGACCGCCCTCGGACTCAAAAAGGGCGACCGCATGACAATATCGATGCCGACATGCCCACAGGGTATCATCTGCTTCTATGCAATCATAAAGATCGGGGCAGTTGCCAGCATGATCCATCCCCTGTCTCCACCCAAGGAAATTGAATTCTATCTGAATGTCAGCAAGAGCACCTTCGCCCTTACAATCGATGCGTTCTACAAGAACTTCAAACAGGGTATGGAAAATTCCCCATGTAAAACTCTCGTGCTTGCAAGGATTCCGGATTATCTGCCGCTTATCAAAAAAATCGGTTTTAATCTGACCAAGGGACGAAAGATTCCCAAGGTACCTGCAGACAATCAGGTGGTCTGGTGGAAAGACATGATGAGCGCCGGCTACCCCAAAGTTGATGCAGCCAAGGCCGATCCGGATGAGATGGCGGTCATCATGTACTCTGGCGGAACAACCGGAGTGCCCAAAGGTATAATGCTTTCTCACATGAATTTCATCAGCGAAGGCATGCAGGTCGCTCACTGGGGAAAAATGGATGAAACGGATAAGATCCTTGCAATCCTGCCGATATTCCACGGATTCGGGCTTGGCGTTTGCGTAAATGCGGCATTCATGGGCGGCGGGCAGAGCATACTCGTTCCACAGTTTACACCTGAAATTGTTGCAGATCTCATCGCCAAAAAACGTCCGAGCTTCGTCGTCGGCGTTCCAACGCTTTTCGATGCGCTCACAAGAAATGAGCAGTTCAACAAGGCAGACCTGTCATGCCTGAAAGGCTGTTTCAGCGGGGCCGACACATTGCCGCGGGTGGTAAAGGAGGAATTCGAACGTATCGTTGCAAGGCAGGGAGGCAAGGTCAAACTGCTTGAAGGCTATGGACTCACCGAAGCTGTCACTGCAATCATGGCCATGCCCATGGATGAATACCGTGAAGGAAGCGTGGGAGTGCCCTTCCCTGACATGCTTGCAAAGATAGTAAAGATCGGGACGACAGAAGAGGCGCCGGTCGGGGAGGAAGGTGAAATATGCCTGGCAGGACCGGCAGTTATGCTTGGCTATCTGGACCAGCCTGAAGAGTCGGCTGCAGTACTTAAAAAGCATGCCGACGGAAAAATCTGGCTCCATACCGGCGACATAGCGACAATGGACGAAGACGGTTTCACATATTTCAAACTCAGGCTGAAGCGCATGATAAAATCCTCCGGCATGAACGTCTATCCGGCCCAGGTGGAGGAAGTCCTCAGGACGCATCCGGATGTGGATATGGCCTGCGTTATAGGCGTTCCTGACAAGGCCCAGATATCGCGCGTCAAGGCCTTTATCGTGTTGAAGGACAAGACAAAAGCAGGCCCTGATATGGAAAAGG